One Nostocoides sp. HKS02 genomic window carries:
- the prcB gene encoding proteasome subunit beta, which translates to MTTAGGAGKLPAAYLSAGSSSFTEFIGAHAPHLLPSGRTLPPGSSLEAPHGTTIVTATFEGGVVMAGDRRATMGNIIANRDMEKVFAGDEYSAVGIAGTAGLAIELVKLFQVELEHYEKIEGTLLSLEGKANRLASMIRANLGMAMQGLSVVPLFAGYDLDRAVGRIFSYDVTGGCYEEHDHHSVGSGSLFARGALKKVWRPGLSAAEAVSVTVEALYDAADDDSATGGPDVGRRIWPTVALVAADGVRFVADDELRAVVEAVIAARQGNPGGAR; encoded by the coding sequence GTGACCACTGCCGGCGGCGCGGGGAAGCTCCCCGCGGCATACCTGTCTGCGGGGTCCTCGTCGTTCACCGAGTTCATCGGGGCGCACGCCCCGCACCTGTTGCCCTCTGGGCGCACCCTGCCGCCCGGCAGCAGTCTCGAGGCACCGCACGGCACGACCATCGTCACGGCGACGTTCGAGGGCGGCGTCGTGATGGCTGGCGACCGTCGCGCCACGATGGGCAACATCATCGCCAACCGCGACATGGAGAAGGTCTTCGCCGGCGACGAGTACTCCGCCGTCGGCATCGCCGGGACGGCTGGGCTGGCCATCGAGCTGGTGAAGCTGTTCCAGGTCGAGCTCGAGCACTACGAGAAGATCGAGGGCACCCTGCTGTCGCTCGAGGGCAAGGCCAACCGGCTGGCCTCGATGATCCGCGCCAACCTCGGCATGGCGATGCAGGGTCTGTCCGTCGTCCCGCTGTTCGCCGGGTACGACCTCGACCGCGCGGTGGGTCGGATCTTCTCCTACGACGTGACCGGCGGCTGCTACGAGGAGCACGACCACCACAGCGTGGGGTCGGGCTCGTTGTTCGCGCGCGGGGCGCTCAAGAAGGTGTGGCGGCCCGGCCTGTCTGCCGCCGAGGCCGTGAGCGTCACGGTCGAGGCGCTCTACGACGCCGCGGACGACGACTCGGCCACCGGTGGCCCCGACGTCGGTCGGCGCATCTGGCCGACGGTGGCCCTGGTCGCCGCCGACGGTGTCCGATTCGTGGCCGACGACGAGCTCCGTGCGGTGGTCGAGGCTGTTATCGCCGCCCGCCAGGGCAACCCGGGAGGTGCTCGATGA
- the prcA gene encoding proteasome subunit alpha yields MSSMPFYVSPEQLMKDRADYARKGIARGRSVVVLGYDKGIAFVAENPSRALHKVSEIYDRIAFAAVGKYNEFENLRVAGVRYADLRGYSYDRTDVTARGLANAYAQTLGTVFTQESKPYEVEIVVAEVGNRADEDQIYRLTYDGSVADELGFVAMGGAAEPIESGLKDRWSPGLSLADALSLAVDLLGQDPAGGAARQLTASQLEVAVLDRERPRRTFRRIGGALLTALLSKDDPTHDAPAEDDPGPGRHDTLTGEASPRDESTNPQTQRPQDVGDSDS; encoded by the coding sequence ATGAGCAGCATGCCGTTCTACGTCTCGCCCGAGCAGCTCATGAAGGACCGGGCCGACTACGCCCGCAAGGGGATCGCGCGCGGCCGGTCCGTCGTGGTGCTCGGGTACGACAAGGGCATCGCCTTCGTGGCCGAGAACCCCTCGCGGGCGCTGCACAAGGTGTCCGAGATCTACGACCGCATCGCCTTTGCGGCCGTCGGGAAGTACAACGAGTTCGAGAACCTCCGGGTGGCCGGCGTGCGGTATGCCGACCTGCGCGGCTACTCCTACGACCGGACTGACGTGACGGCACGGGGTCTGGCCAACGCCTACGCCCAGACGCTGGGCACGGTGTTCACCCAGGAGTCGAAGCCGTACGAGGTCGAGATCGTCGTGGCCGAGGTGGGCAACCGGGCCGACGAGGACCAGATCTACCGGCTGACCTATGACGGGTCCGTGGCCGACGAGCTGGGGTTCGTGGCGATGGGCGGAGCCGCCGAGCCGATCGAGTCGGGGCTGAAGGACCGCTGGAGCCCCGGCCTGTCGCTCGCCGACGCGCTCTCGCTCGCCGTGGACCTGCTCGGGCAGGACCCCGCCGGGGGAGCGGCCCGCCAGCTCACGGCATCCCAGCTCGAGGTCGCCGTGCTCGACCGCGAGCGGCCCCGGCGGACGTTCCGGCGGATCGGCGGCGCGCTGTTGACCGCACTGCTGAGCAAGGACGACCCGACGCACGACGCCCCGGCCGAGGACGACCCGGGTCCGGGCCGGCACGACACCCTCACCGGCGAGGCGTCGCCGCGGGACGAGTCCACGAACCCGCAGACCCAGCGCCCGCAGGACGTCGGCGACTCAGACAGCTGA
- a CDS encoding peroxiredoxin, with protein MATLRLGDDAPDFTAETTEGELSFLDWKGDGWAVLFSHPADFTPVCTTELGRVAQLKDEWAARNTKVIAVSVDAVEDHHAWKTDIEEVSGAAVDYPIVADKDRNVAELYDMIHPGAGDTSPVRSVFLIDPAGKVRLSLTYPKSAGRNFDEILRALDALQVNDSGPFSTPADWKVGERIIVAPSVSTEDAQARYQGVEVVKPYLRYAEAPTA; from the coding sequence ATGGCCACGCTGCGACTGGGCGACGACGCCCCTGACTTCACCGCCGAGACCACCGAGGGCGAGCTGAGCTTCCTGGACTGGAAGGGCGACGGCTGGGCCGTGTTGTTCAGCCACCCGGCCGACTTCACCCCCGTCTGCACGACTGAGCTCGGCCGCGTCGCCCAGCTCAAGGACGAGTGGGCCGCCCGCAACACCAAGGTCATCGCGGTGTCGGTCGACGCGGTCGAGGACCACCACGCGTGGAAGACCGACATCGAGGAGGTCTCCGGCGCAGCCGTCGACTACCCGATCGTGGCCGACAAGGACCGCAACGTCGCCGAGCTCTACGACATGATCCACCCCGGCGCCGGCGACACCTCACCGGTCCGCTCGGTGTTCCTCATCGACCCGGCTGGCAAGGTCCGCCTGTCGCTGACCTACCCCAAGAGCGCCGGCCGCAACTTCGACGAGATCCTGCGCGCGCTCGACGCCCTGCAGGTCAACGACTCCGGCCCGTTCTCGACGCCCGCGGACTGGAAGGTCGGCGAGCGCATCATCGTCGCACCCAGCGTGTCGACCGAGGACGCCCAGGCCCGTTACCAGGGTGTCGAGGTCGTCAAGCCCTACCTGCGCTACGCCGAGGCGCCGACCGCCTGA
- a CDS encoding oxidoreductase, with the protein MSFLVLGGTAWLGREVVHAAIERGQSVTVLARGESGPLPDGVEAVRADRGDPGAYEQVAGRRWEAVVDVARQPSHVAGALDALGDRSRAWAFVSSSSVYARSDTPGADETAERLPPHHEDDASWETYGGRKVACEDLVLDRVGDRALVARSGLIAGPGDHTDRTGYWPLRFAHPASPDGAVLVPDSTVATQVIDVRDLAAWLVESVLAGAVAVANATGPVVPLPEHLATARAVAGHRDDVVSVAPDWLEARGVQAWAGERSLPLWLPVPEYAGFMARRAEVAARWGLVARPLAQTLEDTLAWELHAGPGRPRKAGLSPADEVALLRAARA; encoded by the coding sequence ATGTCGTTCCTGGTGCTCGGTGGCACCGCTTGGCTCGGTCGCGAGGTGGTGCATGCGGCGATCGAGCGCGGCCAGTCGGTCACGGTCCTGGCCCGCGGCGAGTCCGGGCCCCTGCCGGACGGCGTGGAAGCGGTCCGCGCCGACCGCGGTGACCCCGGGGCATACGAGCAGGTCGCCGGGCGGCGTTGGGAGGCCGTTGTCGACGTGGCGCGGCAGCCGAGCCACGTCGCCGGCGCGCTCGATGCGCTGGGCGACCGGAGTCGGGCGTGGGCGTTCGTGTCGTCCTCGTCGGTGTACGCCCGCAGCGACACACCCGGCGCCGATGAGACCGCCGAGCGGCTGCCGCCCCACCACGAGGACGATGCGAGCTGGGAGACCTATGGCGGCCGCAAGGTCGCGTGTGAGGACCTCGTCCTGGACCGCGTTGGCGACCGGGCGCTGGTGGCCCGCAGCGGGTTGATCGCGGGGCCGGGCGACCACACCGACCGCACCGGCTACTGGCCGCTGCGGTTCGCCCACCCCGCATCGCCGGATGGCGCGGTCCTGGTGCCCGACAGCACGGTGGCGACCCAGGTGATCGACGTCCGTGACCTGGCCGCGTGGCTGGTCGAGAGCGTCCTGGCGGGCGCCGTAGCCGTCGCCAACGCGACCGGACCGGTCGTGCCCCTCCCTGAGCACCTGGCCACGGCACGCGCCGTCGCCGGCCACCGCGACGACGTGGTGTCGGTGGCGCCAGACTGGCTCGAGGCCCGTGGCGTGCAGGCGTGGGCGGGCGAACGCAGCCTGCCGTTGTGGCTTCCCGTGCCGGAGTATGCCGGCTTCATGGCGCGTCGCGCCGAGGTCGCCGCGCGCTGGGGCCTGGTGGCCCGGCCGCTGGCGCAGACCCTCGAGGACACCTTGGCGTGGGAGCTGCACGCCGGGCCCGGTCGCCCTCGGAAGGCGGGCCTCTCCCCCGCCGACGAGGTCGCCCTGCTCCGCGCCGCCCGCGCCTAG
- the pafA gene encoding Pup--protein ligase: MERRIFGIENEYGITCTFDGQRRLTPDEVARYLFRKVVSWGRSSNVFLSNGSRLYLDVGSHPEYATPECDHVRQLVVHDKAGERIVEGLVADAQDRLAEEGIEGEIYVFKNNTDSAGNSYGCHENYLVGRAGEFQQLSDVLIPFLVSRQITCGAGKVVTTSKGATFCVSQRADHIWEGVSSATTRSRPIINTRDEPHADAERYRRLHVIVGDSNMSETTTMLKVGSADLVLRMIEAGVVVRDLTLENPIRAIREMSHDMTGRKTVRLSNGRELSALQIQAEYLERAQAFADREGLEDPIHKQVLDLWERTLRAVDTGDLSLVDTEIDWVIKHKLITGYMAKHDLPLEHPRVAQLDLAYHDINRQRGLFYVLQKHGRAARVCTDPEVFEAKNVPPQTTRAKLRGDFIKAAQEHRRDFTVDWVHLKLNDQAQRTVLCKDPFAAVDVRVERLIEGMRG, encoded by the coding sequence ATGGAGCGCCGGATCTTCGGGATCGAGAACGAGTACGGCATCACGTGCACGTTCGACGGGCAGCGTCGACTGACCCCAGACGAGGTCGCGCGCTACCTCTTTCGCAAGGTCGTCTCCTGGGGCCGTTCCTCCAACGTCTTCCTGTCCAACGGATCCCGGCTGTACCTCGATGTCGGCAGTCACCCCGAGTACGCCACGCCGGAGTGCGACCACGTCCGCCAGCTCGTCGTCCACGACAAGGCGGGGGAGCGGATCGTCGAGGGCCTCGTCGCCGACGCCCAGGACCGGCTCGCCGAGGAGGGCATCGAGGGCGAGATCTACGTCTTCAAGAACAACACCGACTCGGCCGGCAACTCCTATGGCTGCCACGAGAACTACCTCGTGGGCCGGGCAGGTGAGTTCCAGCAGCTGTCCGACGTGCTCATCCCCTTCCTCGTGAGCCGCCAGATCACCTGCGGCGCAGGCAAGGTCGTCACGACGTCCAAGGGCGCGACGTTCTGCGTCAGCCAGCGGGCCGACCACATCTGGGAGGGCGTCTCGTCGGCGACCACCCGCAGCCGGCCGATCATCAACACCCGTGACGAGCCCCACGCGGATGCCGAGCGCTATCGCCGCCTCCACGTCATCGTCGGTGACTCGAACATGAGCGAGACGACGACCATGCTCAAGGTGGGGTCGGCCGACCTCGTGCTGCGGATGATCGAGGCCGGCGTGGTCGTCCGCGACCTCACCCTGGAGAACCCCATCCGGGCCATCCGTGAGATGAGCCACGACATGACCGGGCGCAAGACGGTCCGCCTGAGCAACGGCCGCGAGCTGTCGGCCCTGCAGATCCAGGCCGAGTACCTCGAGCGGGCCCAGGCGTTCGCCGACCGCGAGGGCCTCGAGGACCCGATCCACAAGCAGGTCCTCGACCTGTGGGAGCGCACCCTGCGAGCCGTGGACACCGGCGACCTGTCGCTGGTCGACACCGAGATCGACTGGGTCATCAAGCACAAGCTCATCACCGGGTACATGGCCAAGCACGACCTGCCGCTCGAGCACCCCCGGGTCGCGCAACTCGACCTGGCCTACCACGACATCAACCGCCAGCGCGGGTTGTTCTACGTGCTGCAGAAGCACGGTCGGGCCGCTCGGGTGTGCACCGATCCCGAGGTCTTCGAGGCCAAGAACGTCCCGCCGCAGACGACCCGCGCCAAGCTGCGGGGCGACTTCATCAAGGCCGCGCAGGAGCACCGGCGCGACTTCACGGTCGACTGGGTGCACCTCAAGCTCAACGACCAGGCGCAGCGGACCGTGCTCTGCAAGGACCCCTTCGCCGCCGTCGACGTACGGGTCGAGCGGCTCATCGAGGGCATGCGCGGCTGA
- a CDS encoding FKBP-type peptidyl-prolyl cis-trans isomerase, producing the protein MQTRRFHALGAAVAAAALVLTACSGGSSAAKASPLAQVSVSGGSDTTAPTVTVKPKPLSVTETTTRVVKEGTGATVKGDEIVSLKYVLLNAKDGALLDTNFGKQNLGINLGSADLLPGLKKGLANQKIGSRILVAMPPKDAFGTQGNAQIKVGGTDTVLFLMDLLSTQKPLKSAEGKAVKPAAGLPTVQMQDGKAATITVPKGAKAPTKTVGQLLIEGTGPKVVAGQTIRVTYTGALWKDSKTFDSSANSPQGYFETVIGQKHVIKAWDDQLVGKPVGSRVLLVVPPADGYGAAGSPPKISGTDTLVFVVDILAAY; encoded by the coding sequence GTGCAGACACGACGTTTCCATGCCCTCGGCGCTGCCGTAGCGGCGGCCGCCCTGGTGCTCACCGCGTGCAGCGGTGGCTCCTCCGCCGCGAAGGCCTCCCCGCTCGCCCAGGTCAGCGTCTCGGGCGGTAGCGACACCACCGCGCCGACCGTCACCGTGAAGCCCAAGCCCCTGTCGGTCACCGAGACGACGACGCGCGTCGTCAAGGAGGGCACCGGGGCCACGGTCAAGGGTGACGAGATCGTCAGCCTCAAGTACGTGCTCCTCAACGCCAAGGACGGCGCGCTGCTCGACACGAACTTCGGCAAGCAGAACCTCGGCATCAACCTCGGTTCGGCTGACCTGCTCCCGGGGCTGAAGAAGGGCCTGGCGAACCAGAAGATCGGCTCGCGCATCCTCGTAGCAATGCCGCCGAAGGACGCGTTCGGCACCCAGGGCAACGCCCAGATCAAGGTCGGGGGCACCGACACGGTCCTCTTCCTCATGGACCTGCTGTCGACCCAGAAGCCGCTGAAGTCGGCCGAGGGCAAGGCAGTGAAGCCGGCCGCCGGCCTGCCCACCGTGCAGATGCAGGACGGCAAGGCCGCCACGATCACCGTCCCGAAGGGCGCCAAGGCGCCGACCAAGACCGTGGGCCAGCTCCTCATCGAGGGCACCGGCCCGAAGGTCGTGGCCGGCCAGACCATCCGCGTCACCTACACCGGTGCGCTGTGGAAGGACAGCAAGACCTTCGACTCCTCGGCCAACAGCCCTCAGGGGTACTTCGAGACCGTGATCGGCCAGAAGCACGTCATCAAGGCGTGGGACGACCAGCTCGTCGGCAAGCCGGTCGGCAGCCGGGTGCTGCTCGTCGTGCCGCCCGCGGACGGCTACGGCGCCGCTGGCAGCCCGCCCAAGATCAGCGGCACGGACACCCTTGTGTTCGTCGTCGACATCCTCGCCGCGTACTGA
- a CDS encoding FKBP-type peptidyl-prolyl cis-trans isomerase has protein sequence MGFDPNTTKPEIDFPGDAAPTELLIEDLTEGDGAEAGAGDTISAHYVGVAHSTGEEFDASWSRGAPLDFRLGVGQVIRGWDEGIVGMKVGGRRKLTIPSHLAYGERGAGGAIKPGETLIFVVDLVDVR, from the coding sequence ATGGGATTCGACCCCAACACCACCAAGCCCGAGATCGACTTCCCCGGTGACGCCGCTCCCACCGAGCTGCTCATCGAGGACCTCACCGAGGGCGACGGCGCCGAGGCCGGCGCCGGCGACACCATCTCCGCCCACTACGTCGGCGTCGCGCACTCCACCGGCGAGGAGTTCGACGCCTCGTGGAGCCGCGGCGCGCCCCTGGACTTCCGGCTCGGTGTCGGCCAGGTCATCCGCGGCTGGGACGAAGGCATCGTCGGCATGAAGGTCGGGGGCCGGCGCAAGCTGACCATCCCGTCGCACCTGGCCTATGGCGAGCGTGGTGCCGGTGGCGCCATCAAGCCGGGCGAGACGCTGATCTTCGTCGTCGACCTGGTCGACGTGCGCTGA
- a CDS encoding DUF3866 family protein, which translates to MMQWRDGTVQAVLGRWPGAVEYAVRLAPRPDASGDEGTVRALAYTALVGEPQVGDRVLLNASALLRGLGTGGLAFVVAAPDRLPADPAVPAGHIIKARYTPQQQMFMAVDEQDSPHHAVMTGAVASAGDLEGLPVVVADLHSALPAVLAGIRADRPRARVVYVMTDGGALPVAFSRNVAGLREAGWLAGTVTVGQAYGGDHEAVTLHSGLLAARHVMRADVAVVIQGPGNVGTGTTWGYTGVAAGEALNAAVTLGGHGIAALRVSGADPRERHRGVSHHSVTAYGRVCLVAADVPLAATGDEFGAVVAEQAHALVREAAGALTVRQVPVDGLEGMLRSTPVPLSTMGRDLDGDYAAFLYSAAAGRYAARLLSEGV; encoded by the coding sequence GTGATGCAGTGGCGCGATGGGACGGTCCAGGCGGTGCTCGGCCGGTGGCCGGGCGCCGTGGAGTATGCCGTGCGGCTGGCTCCCCGCCCCGACGCATCCGGGGACGAGGGCACGGTCCGGGCGCTGGCCTACACCGCCCTCGTGGGCGAGCCGCAGGTCGGCGACCGGGTCCTGCTCAACGCCTCGGCCCTGCTGCGGGGTCTCGGCACCGGAGGTCTCGCCTTCGTCGTCGCTGCCCCGGACCGCTTGCCCGCCGACCCCGCCGTACCCGCGGGCCACATCATCAAGGCGCGCTACACGCCCCAACAGCAGATGTTCATGGCCGTCGACGAGCAGGACAGTCCGCACCATGCCGTGATGACGGGGGCCGTCGCCTCGGCCGGCGACCTCGAGGGCCTGCCGGTGGTCGTGGCCGACCTGCACTCCGCGCTGCCAGCCGTGCTCGCCGGCATCAGGGCCGACCGACCGCGCGCCCGCGTCGTCTACGTCATGACCGATGGGGGCGCCCTGCCGGTGGCGTTCTCGCGCAACGTGGCTGGGCTGCGCGAGGCCGGGTGGCTGGCGGGCACCGTGACCGTGGGCCAGGCCTACGGCGGCGACCACGAGGCGGTGACGCTGCACTCCGGCCTGCTGGCGGCCAGGCACGTCATGAGGGCAGACGTCGCGGTGGTGATCCAGGGCCCGGGAAACGTCGGCACGGGCACCACCTGGGGCTACACCGGGGTGGCGGCCGGAGAGGCACTCAACGCCGCCGTGACCCTCGGTGGCCACGGGATCGCGGCACTGCGGGTCTCAGGCGCCGACCCGCGTGAGCGGCACCGGGGCGTCTCGCACCACAGCGTCACGGCATACGGGCGGGTGTGCCTGGTCGCCGCCGACGTGCCGCTGGCCGCCACGGGCGACGAGTTCGGTGCGGTCGTGGCCGAGCAGGCGCACGCCCTCGTGCGCGAAGCGGCAGGCGCGCTCACGGTCCGCCAAGTCCCCGTCGACGGACTGGAGGGGATGCTGCGCAGCACGCCGGTCCCGCTCTCGACGATGGGCCGTGACCTCGACGGGGACTACGCGGCGTTCCTCTACAGCGCAGCAGCCGGGCGGTATGCCGCCCGGCTGCTGTCAGAGGGAGTCTGA